The Oscillatoria acuminata PCC 6304 genomic interval GCAGTCCCCGATATGGAAACCAACGCAATCGATCCTGTCCCGTAGACTACTTGTTACCCCTAGGGGAGATTCCCGGAGTGACTTTATATAGTCTCCAAAAAGGACAATTTTTAGAGAATCCCCCTGCCACCCTTACAGATTTAGCCCCACAATTGGAGGATTTTGCGGATACTGCTGGGGCGATCACCCAGTTAGATCTGGTGATTACCATTGATACTGCCGTCGCCCATTTAGCAGGTGCATTAGGGAAACCCGTATGGGTGTTGCTACCCTTTGCCCCGGATTGGCGGTGGATGCGCGATCGCAGTGATTCCCCTTGGTATCCCACCCTGCGCCTGTTTCGCCAAACCCAACCGGGAAACTGGCAAGAGGTTTGCGATCGCATTGCCCAAGAATTGCGGCAAACTGTGGAGAATTCTGCACAGGTGGGGATACCGGAACACAACCCATCCTTGCCCGGGAAAAAATGGTTAGAAGGTGAAGTCAGGAGGAACCCAAAATCGATGAGGACTGAATCAATTGGCGATCGCACCCAACCCGTTGCAAAACCCTCTCAGAAACCCTTGAGATTGGGGCTTGCATGGCCGATAAATCAGATGACTGGGTGGGGGATTTATGGGACAAATCTCACCCTGCAACTGCAAAAAAAACCGGGATATGAACCGATGTTATTGCTACAACCGGACACCTCTGGGGTGGTAAATCCGTTGATGCGATCGCAACTCAAACCTGCCTGCGATCGGTATCAAAACTTAGAACAATTGCGGAATCAAAATCCCGGTAAACCCATTTGGTGTGATTTTCCCGTCCTTCATGCCCTCGGCAATAACTTTATCAGTCTTGCCACCACCCAACAACTCAGTGGCAAACAGAATATTGGGTTAATCTTCTTTGAAGATACCCATTTAACCCCAGAAAAACGCCAGTTAGCCCAGGAATATTTGTTAATTGTTGCCGGTTCTACTTGGAATGCTGAGGTCCTCAAAAGTCAAGGAATCCCCACAGTTCAGGCATTACCCCAAGGCATTGACCCCACCTTGTTTCATCCCGCCCCTAAGTCTAATTTATTGGGCGATCGCTTCGTCATCTTCAGCGGCGGCAAATTAGAATATCGCAAAGGGCAAGATATTGTCATCGCCGCCTTTAAAACCTTCCAAAAACGTCACCCCGAAGCCTTACTCCTCACCGCATGGCATAACTTTTGGCCCCAATTCATGCGCGGACTCCAAACCACGGGTCATGTCAAAGGACTGCCGCAAATTGGGGCAGATAAACGCTTAAATATTACCGATTGGTTACTCAACAATGGGTTAAATCCTGACTCCTTTATCGATATTGGTGCAATTCCCAATTATCTGATGCCGCAAATCATTCGAGAAGCCGACTGCGCCCTGTTTACCAATCGTTGTGAAGGGGGAACTAACCTCGTAGCAATGGAAACAATGGCTTGCGGAATTCCCACTATTTTATCTGCCAATACCGGACATTTAGATTTGATTGACCCCAATCATTGCTATCCCTTGAAAACTCAGAAATCCGTCCAACCTACCCCGCAATTTATCGGAGTAGAGGGCTGGGGCGAATCGGACATTGAGGAAATTATCGAAACCTTAGAAACTATCTATCAAAATCGTGAAACTGCTAAACAAAAAGGCATTATTGCTGCCCAATTCATGCAACAATGGACCTGGGAAAACCAAGTCGATCGCCTCCTTGAAATTCTAGGAGAAATTCTGTAAACTGATTTGGAGAAAACCCGCACCCTAAAGGGTGGGGCTACACGAACGAAGCCCGCCTGCGCGGGCTAAGAAAAACCACTTTTGATACCTGGATTTGGTATTATTTACTCCTCCTGTCAATCCTGCCTCTACCCTTTAATCCATGACTCAAACTCTCCCCGAATCTTCCCAGAAAAAACCCGTTAATCTGTTAGTCCGACTGAATCAGGACTATCATAAATTGTGTTTAAATTTGGATATTTCCAAATATAGCCAAAAAATTATGTGGCATTACTTTTCCCAGGGGAAATTCTATGAACCCGAAGAGTCTAAATTTTTAGAACGGGTGTTAAAACCCGGGGATAATTTTATTGATATTGGCGCACATATTGGCTATTACTCCCTCCTTGCTGCAATTTTAGTCGGTGAAACCGGCAGAGTAATTAGCATTGAACCGGATAAAACTAATATCGACTGGATTCAAGACCATATTACCTTAAATCAGTTCCCCCAAATGCAGGTAATTCCTACAGTCTTGGGTTCAGAAACGAAACCTGTAGAATTCTTCTATAATGCCGATAATGATGGGGGACACGCCTTATGGGATGTGGGATTGCATGAATTTAATAAAATCAGCCGCAGTCACCGGCAAACTTCCACTCTACCCATGACAACCCTCGATGAAGTTGTCCGAGACAAAGGATTAACGGGGGTAAAACTGATTAAAATCGATACGGAAGGGGCGGAACATCAAATTTTACAGGGTTCCTTACAAACCCTCACCACCTATCAAGTCCCCTACATCATCGCCGAAATCAATCGCTTCGCTTTAAACAAAATGGGAACCGATGAAAAACAGTTACGAGAGTTTATGGCAACCCTAGGATACAGTCCCTATTTATTGCGAAACGAGTCCCCCAACTGGGTGAAATTATCCCCGGATCAATATTACAATTCGCAATATGTCTTTAACTTAGTGTTTGCCTTAAGTGATAAACTCTAAATACTGTTCCCCCGTTCGTAGTAACGACTTCAGTCGTTGTAGGGGGTTAGAAACCGGGTTTCTTTCATAAATTTAGGCCAAGTTGCAACACTTATCGCAGAAACCCGGTTTCTGGTCCTTTGTAGGGGGTTAGAAACCGGGTTTCTTTCATAAATTTAGGTAAAGTTGCAACACTTATCGCAGAAACCCGGTTTCTGGTCAATTAAAGTTGCTATTCATCTATGTTAAAGAGGTCCCAGTTGATTTTCTGCTAGTTTTAAAAACTGTTCTGCATGATTAATCTGTTCATTCGCTTGAGATGCGGTAATTTCAGTATTAATATCATAATCAGCTTGGTTCCGTTTGTTTTGAGCATCAATGAGATAACGGTGAAATTCTACCGGAATTCGTCCAGTTCGGGCAAAGTCTCGACCCAATGCAGAAATAACCGCCGCATGACTCGAAAAAGCGAGTCCATCCCCTAATAAAAAGGCTTCAGCGACATAAAACATCGTATAATAAGCCCGTGAAGCTGAAATATCATACAAATGATTGTCAAGCAATAATTTGGCTGCCTGAAGGCTGTTTTGAGCTTTTTTCAACAAAGCGATTTGTTCAGGTATCACAGCGGTACTCCTTCTCTATGAACGTTTAGGAAAAAAGGACTTTTTTCTTGCTGAAACCGATGGGAAGAAACAAAAGCAGTAGAAATTACCACGGTATGTTCTAAACACAAGTCGGCAATAAATTGACTGGTGCGATCGATTTCGTTCCAGGCATCCACTGGATCGGTCAAAATGACCAAAATATCAATATCTGAATCGGGTTTGGCATCGCCTCTCGCTTGGGAACCATAGAGAATTAACTGTTCGAGCTTTTTTCCATACAGGGTTTGGAAATAAGTCCGAAGGGTGGGTAAGAGGGTTGAACAGGTATTTTGCATGGGTTGGGGGTAAATGAGGAGAAGATAACGACTGAAGTCGTTACTACGAACTTATGAGAAGATTAATCTTTGTCTCGGCGATCAAAGATGGTGGATTTGCCGGGGACCATTAACTGTACGGGGTAGAGGAAAACTTGTCCTTGCATGACGGCAGCAATGCGTCTGGCATCGGTTTCTCGGTAGGGAACGGTTCTACAATATAAATCCATGTCTCGATAGACTGCGGGTTTTAACTTTTTGTCGGCATCAACTTGTTTATGCTGATAGGTTTCATCCAGTTCTGCTTTACCATATCCCCAGTGTAAATGTTCCGTTAGAATATCCGGAATATAATGCAATCTGCCGACTCGTTTGGCAATTTCCCAAATCCACATATCATCATAGAGGCATTCAAATAATCCGGTGGTAAAATAGCCTAATGTTTGACACCATTTGCGGGAGACGATGGGGAAGGTACAGAGTTTTTCTTGCCAATGTCCTTCGTTGAACCACATACAAAAGATTTCATCGGGATATTTTTGGGTTTCCATGTCGAGGCGACTGTCCCATCCAAAATCGTTGTAGGTTTGGTCATCGGCTGCCATAATTAGAAGGTTACCTTCGCAACGACTGGCGAGTTCGTTCCATGCTTTGGAAATCCCGATCGCCTCTCCTAATAAAAACCCACAGCGGCGAAAGCGGTCCAATTTCGGTTTATGGGTTTTAAACTGTTCCAAATACTCGGATTGTTTCCTGTCGTCATTATCCACATAAAACAGCAGTTCGACTCGCTGGGGTTGAGATGCCGTGTTTAACACGCTCAAAGCTAGTCGTAATGCCTGTTCCGGACGTCCTCTTGTGGGACAGAGGAGGGAGATGGTTTGCTGCTGGGTTGACATGGTTTCGGGTGATTTTAAATGAAGCACTCCTGATCGAAAATACTATATGAATTGGGATTTAGTCAGGGTGAAGCGGAGAATTGCCACAAAAGGCAGCAGCGCCACCGGAATCAGGGTAAGATACCGTCTAAGGATGTCAAAAGGGACTAGCAATTGTGACTGAAACAGGGGGAATTGTCTATTTGGTGGGTGCAGGTCCTGGGGATGCTGCCTATTTAACGGTACGATCGCGGCAATTGTTGGCAGAAGCGGAGGCAGTCGTGTATGATGCCCTGATTGATGAGCAGTTGTTGCAATTGGCTCCTGCCGGTTGTCAGCGGATCCATGTCGGCAAACGGGGTGGACAACCGAGTTGGCAACAAGCAGATATCGATCGCCTCTTGGTGGCGCAATGTCAGCAAGGCAAGCGGGTGGTTCGCCTGAAAAGTGGAGACCCTTTTATTTTCGGACGCTGTACGGAAGAAATCCAGGCGTTGAAGGCGGCAAGATGTCCCTATGAAGTCATCCCCGGCATTTCTTCGGCATTAGCGGGACCGTTACTCGCCGGAATTCCCCTCACTGATCCGGTGATGAGTCATTCGTTTACCGTGGTGACGGGACATGATTGCGATCGCCTCGACTGGGAAACCCTAACGCGAACCCCCACTCTGGTGATTTTAATGGGGACTCGGCAACTGGATGAAATCCTCCGGCAGTTGCTGCAACATGGCAAATCCCCCCAAACTCCCATCGCCATTATTCGCGCTTGTGGCACCAGTCGGCAGTTTGTTTGGACGGGGACTTTCGCTGATATCCGCGATCGCACCCGAGGGGAATCTCTCTCCCCTGCGGTGATTGTGATAGGCGAAGTGGTCAAATTGCGCGACTATCTGCTTCCCGATTCCCCCTCTCGTCGTCCACTCTCTCCCGATTCTGCTGATTCTGTTTCCATGTCTAACTATTCCTCTCACGCTGCCAAGTCTTCCCCTCATTCTGCCTCGGGTTTAGGGGGAAAAACCGTTCTCGTCACGCGATCGGCGGGACAATCGAGTACCTTTACTGAAATGCTAACCGATGTTGGTGCAACGGTAATTGAAATGCCAGCGTTGGAAATTCGTCCTCCCTCCAGTTGGGAGTCTCTGGATAGTGCGATCGCCCAAATTTCGGAGTTTGACTGGTTAATTCTCACCTCTGCCAACGCCGTGGATTACTTCTGCGATCGCCTCCTTGCCAAGGGAAAAGATACCCGCATCCTGGCGGGAGTTAAAATTGCAGTGGTTGGCAAAAAAACTGCTGCAACCTTGCAACAGCGGAGTTTGACAGCAGATTATATTCCCCCAGATTTTGTCGCAGATTCCCTGGTGGAACAATTTCCTGAAGATGTATCGGGACAAAAAATCTTGTTTCCTCGGGTGGAAACCGGGGGACGAGAAGTATTGGTGGCAGAGTTTACGACTCAAGGTGCGATTGTGGAAGAAGTTGCTGCTTATGAGTCCGGTTGTCCTGATGCGATCGCGCCGGAAGCATGGAAAGCGCTGCAACAGAGGCGCATTGATATCGTCACCTTTGCCAGTTCCAAAACCGTGCGAAACTTTTGCCAGTTACTCGATCGCCAATCCCGCAGTGGCGATCAACCTTGGCACAGCTTATTAAATAACGTGCGAATTGCTTCAATTGGTCCGCAGACGTCAAAAACCTGTTATGAATTACTCGGAAGAGTCGATGTGGAAGCTCAGGAATATACTTTAGACGGATTGCTGCAAGCCTTACAGTCGGGGAACGGGTGACAGACAAAAAGCCGGTTTCGGTGAAACCGGACTTGAGAAAAGTGATCTCAGGTCTTGTTTTAACTTAACACCCTAAACCAACCTCGTCTCACGCTGTGCATTAAGCGCTTGATCATCCGTCTCTCTTCTTGAGAGAGGTTGGACTCGGGTAATGCGTTTAGGAGTACCCAGTCGTGGAAACTGATTTGCTGAGAGAGAGAAGCATTGATAAACATATCGCGGACGGTTGCTGTAACTTGCATCATCTTTTACCTGAACTCTATGCTTACTATTCTGTCGCTCATCCCTGGAAAAATCATCGGTGGAATCGCTCGATATAACTCCGTAAAATTACGGAAGTTTCTATGTACGCGAAATTACGGAGATTGAGATGGGTGGGTTTGGGTACGCTTCCCTAGAGACTGTAGTCCGAATTGTGTCATGACGCTTTCCCTCTTTCTAGGCTGAAGCTCATGCCTGGAATGGTTTCTGGATGGGGATGTTTAGGATTTGTTGGTTTTATCCGATTGAATCATATCCCATTTTTGAGAAGAGTTCAAGCTCAACCCCAAAAATTTTTCAGGGAAGCCCCAGACCCCACCCTCAGATAGATAGCCGACTCCCTTGCCTTGCGCCCCGGGCGATCGGATAATGGAAATCGTCACTTGAGCAGCCGAATCCTAGCAGAAAATCCTTATCGGGTCAATCCCCCGTTGTAGTTCTATCCCATAGCGCTTTGTAGGAAGGTGAGGGACCTAACATAGAGCGATCGGTTTCATCCCCGCTTGACTCTATAATATTTGGATTCCTGACCCCTCACACAAAACGCGCTCAACCCTAACCGTTTTGAGAGAACTATCCCTCATCTATGAAGAAAATTTTAACCCTCGTTTCCGTCACCTTACTGCTGCAAAGCCTGATAATTTCCGTCCGAGCACAACAACCCGTTAATCCCATTCAAGTCGTCCTGGAATCCGGGTTAATGACTCAATATCCCGACGGACAATTTCATCCCGAACGCGGAGTCATCCGGGCCGAACTCGCCTCAATTCTGGTCAAAACCTTTCAACTTGACAAACGAACCACAGCCACGAATCAAAATCAACCCATTCCCGATGTTCCTCCCTCCCACTGGGCCTATAAAGACATCGAAATTGCCCTAGAAACCGGGATTATGAAAGGCGATTTAACAGGGAGATTCCATCCCAATCAACCCGTAAGTCGCGCCGAAGGATTTGCCATTTTCGCCCAAGCGTTTGGGGTATTAATGCTGAATGATGCCGATGTTAATCGGATTTTAACCTCCTATCAAGACGGCTATCAAACCCCCGATTGGGCTAGACAAGCCCTAGCCACCGCTATCTTTGAGGAGTTAGTGAATATTAGCAACAATAACGCGCTCAATCCCTTACAACCCATGACTCGTGCAGATATGGCTTATGCGTTAAGTCAATATTTAGCTAAACAAAACAATCCTGGCACGATTCCCGACATTCCTAATTAATCATTCTGGATGTTCAACGTCCCGATTGAATTCGGGACGTTGCAGAATAGAATTGCTATAGGAATTGGGCTTTTTCTGCTAAATATATAGCCGCGATCGCGCAGCCTCCTGCAAATCTTTGCTCTTTGCATCATTGCTCTACTTATTCATTATCCTAACTTAGACCAGTTTAAATGTTCCCGTTTTAATGAGGTAATTTTCATTACTTTTTTTGAGTTGTAGTTGGTAAAAATAGTCTCCGGGTTTAGGGGAACTCCACCGGCCAACAGTCGATTGATTTACCATTATCTCTACCCCGATCGCCTCTTTGGTAGGGTCTTGTTTTTCAACCAGCCATAAACGAGCAATTTGGAAGCGATCGCCACTCTCAAGTTGGAAGGTTAAATCTTTTTGACTGCCCATAGAAAGGGTCGCTTGCTTGTTCAGAATTTCGATTTCCTTGGCTTTCAAACTCACCCGTGGAGAAGCCGAGAATAATTGAGGAGATTTACTCCTAGAGATAGAGTCAGGAACGATGATTGTTCCATCGGGTAAAACATCGAAGGGTATGGGAAAATTGCTGTTGCCAAATACAGCAGCCCTTTTCCAGCCGATCGCGAGTAATTCGCTTAAGGTTTCTACCAAAGCTGCATTTTCTGGCAAATTCGCAATATTACGAGTTTCTAACGGGTCGAGGTGGCGATCGTAGAGCATTCGTGATAAAAAATTATCCTCTACATCAATATATTCCGTGTAGTTATAGTGATCGGTCAAAACTGTATCGCCATACTCGTACCGACTAAAAACTGCTCCTTTCCAAGGGCGCTGAGGATTATTTAAAAGCGGGACTAAACTGGTTCCTTCTAAATGCTGGGGGGTTTCGATACCCACAAGTTCGCAAAGGGTGGGATAGATATCCACCAATTCCACTAATGCGGATGTTTTAGCAGCCTTGACTTTTCCAGGCGCATCAATAATTAAGGGAACCCGCAAAGCAATTTCATAATTAGTATGCTTAGTCCATAAATTATGTTCTCCTAATAAAAAGCCATGATCTCCCCAAACTACAATAATTGTATTGTCTCGCAGTCCCAATCTCTCCAATTCATCCAAAACTGAGCCAATACAGGAATCGACAAATGTGGTACAAGCATAATAGCCGTGAATCAGAGTTCTAGCATACTCTTCATCTAACTGAGATTTAGTCTCATCACTAAAAACGAGATTTTGATACCTTCTGAGTTCCCCCCAAGTATGTAAAGACTCTGCCGGTGCATCGGTGGGTGCAAAAGGATTTTGGGCTAGCTCTATGGTATTGCGATCGTACATATCCCAGTATTTTTTGGGACAATTAAACGGCAAATGAGGCTTGACAAATCCTAGGGCTAAAAAGAAAGGTTTTTGCTGTTCTTTTAAATTTCGCAAAGCAGCGATCGCCAGGTCTCTCGTGATTCCATCGGGATAGGCATTATCTGGCTGATTTTCCCCGATTTCATAAGCATTCATTTCATTGCCCGGAATATTATAAACTCGAATGTCTTTAAACCGCGTCATCCCATAATTCCAGGCATCAAGATCGTCATCCATTACATGATAAATTTTCCCCACAGACTGGGTATTGTAACCCTGTTGCTTGAAAAGCATCGGGAGGGTGGGTGCAGGGTTTCCCTCCGGTGTTTTAGGACGGTTAATCCCAGCCGGTTCTAAGTTACCGTGCCAATTCTGAACAGGTTCATCTAATCTGGAATTATAACTCCAAAATCTCCCCACAGGTTCTCCCGGACTTTTATTGGGTCTTGCACCCGTCATAACGCTTAATCTCGAAGCGCCACACACCGGAATTTGGCAATAGGCACGCTCGAATAATACCCCCCGATCGGCCAATTTATCCAGGTTGGGTGTCAACATTTGGGCCTCACCATAGCTTTGAATTTGAGGGCGTAAATCATCGATCGCTAAAAATAAAACATTGGACTTTTCCGAAGATTTAGCATTACAGGAAATTTGGCTTAGACCTACTGTAGCAGCACTCATGCTTAGATATTTTAATACATTCCGTCTTTTCATGGCTGAATAATTTTCAAAATTAGATGTTGTCTTAACTTTTGCTCTGTTGAAGTTAGAGGTTAAAGTGAAATAGAAGATGCTCAGAGTTTGGGGAACCCGCTTCTGTACCTCTACTTAGGTCCTCTGCTTACGGAGCCTCATATTATTGTACAATAGTTCGACCGAACAGGCTATTTCTGTTCATCACTACAAACATTTCATGATTTGCAATTAGGAGTTAGCATGATAGATAAACGTAAAATTGGCTTAACAGGTGGAATTGCTACGGGGAAAACTACCGTTTCTAATTACTTGAAAAATCAACATCAATTGCCGGTGTTTGATGCGGATATTTATGCCCGGGAAGCGGTTCGGATTGGGTCAGAAGTGTTGAATCAAATCGTGAAGCGGTATGGAAGTGACTTGCTACTGAGCGATCGCAGTCTGAATCGCCAGAAGTTGGGGGAGATTGTGTTTACTCAACCCCAGGAAAAACAGTGGTTAGAGGAACAAATCCATCCCCAAGTGCGCGATCGCTTCTTTCGAGAGATTGCAGCCTTGCCCGAACAGTCTACCGCAGTCTTGGTAATCCCGTTGTTGTTTGAAGCACAAATGACTGATTTAGTTACGGAAATTTGGGTGGTATCTTGTCCTGGCGATCGCCAGATTCAGCGATTGATGGAACGGGATGGATTGACCCTCGACCAAGCCAGAGCTAGAATTAATAGTCAAATGCCCTTATCTGAAAAATGCTCTCGGGCTGATGTCATCTTAGATAACTCCTCCACTGTAGAACACCTCATCCAACAGATAGATGTCGCTTTGATGCAAGATAGAGACAATAGGAAGTAAACCCCTAACGGGATACTTTTACTTTTAACTTAACCTCTGTCTTCAAAATGCAAACCATAAAAACCGCCAACCCAGAAGTGCCTCCGAATACCGGGGGACCGATTGATTGGTTTAAAAAATTTATGGCGATTCTCGCCGTTATCAATTTGCTGCTAGTCGGGTTCGATTCCTCTTATATTCCCCTGCGTGATATCTATTTCCAACAACTTCCCCCCGTAGTAATAGCCTATGATCAAGTTAAAGGGATTGAACCTCATCCTGAAACTGAAAAATACTTACAAACCGTCCATCAATTAACCCTTGAACTCCAACAGCCTCAAAGTTCCCTGGAAACTCCCCAGGTGGAGAATTTGCTGGAATCGTTACGCCATGAAAGCGAGGGGATGCTCAATGAAAACCCCTTTATGGCTGCGGGTAAGTTCGGCACGTTTGCCAAAATTCAACGGCGAATGCGTCAGCATCTTGGCACAGAATATGCTTCCGAGGCTTTTCAAACTTTTTGGACTTCTAGTTATTTAAGCACCCACAATTTAAGCCAAGAACTCAACTTTTTTCAATCCCAGATAAACCCCTTAATTGCAAGTAACTATTTCAGAAATGTAGATGAAATTGGGCAAGTTGTAGATGAATTTTGGCGAATTGATATTTTCTTTATGTGCCTGTTTGGATTAGAATTCCTACTTCGCACCTTCTTTAGGCATCGCCGGGTGAGTGGCTTACGCTGGATTGATGCGATGTTGCGACGCTGGTATGATGTTTTACTGTTTTTACCGTTTTGGCGAGGATTGCGGGTGATTCCCGTTGCCGTGAGGCTGCAACAGAGTGAACTGTTCAATTTCGATCGCATCTTAGTCCAGATGACCCATGAACCTGCTGCTAGACTAGCCGATCGCCTGTCGCGATTTGTGATGGTTCGCTTCATTAATCAAGCGCAAGACTCCATTCGAGAAGGAACTGCCGCCCAATCCTTGTTGAATCCTCAAGCAGCGATCGACCTCAATAATGTCAATGAAATCGAAGTCATTACTGACCGACTTCTGGAATTAACCATCTACAAAGTTTTACCGCAAATTAAGCCAGAATTAGAAGCCGTTTTACATCATAGTATAGAAGGTGCTTTTAAAGATTCTGGGGTTTATCAAAGCCTCAAATCCTTACCCGGACTCGGAAATTTGCCCACAGATTTTACGGAACAAATGGCCTCCAGCCTAGCCCAAACTACGGTAACCGTTCTGGAAACCTCTTACGCCGATGTAGAAGGACGAGTGCTATTTGATCGCCTTAGTCAGCAGTTTAATCAAGCCTTTCGGAAGGCTTTAGGCGATCGGAAAACCCAAGAAGAAATACAAATCTTGCTGACGGATTTCTTAGAAGAATTAAAACTCAATTATGTGGTAAAATCCACTCATTCCGACCCAGAAGCAACCCTGGCCGAAATAGAAAACCTCTACCAACCGGAAGAACCGCCCTCCCTCCCCTCAGTCCAGTAAGTGAAGGCTGCTTCAGCATTTCTAGGGTGAATCACCCGGTTTCTTATCCTAAACGCTAGAAACCGGGTTTCTTGTCCTGAGATGAGTCATGAGACTGGACAAAACTATGCCGACTCGCCACCTACTACGACATTGCGAATTCGCAGACTGGGCCCGCCACAGCCTACAGGTAAACCATTTTGTCCACCTTTGCCGCAACCGCCGGATTCATCCCAATAGAAATCATCCCCGATCGCCTCAATATCTGCTAAGGTACTAAACACATTCCCCGAGAGGGTGACATCCCGCACAGGTTCGGCTAATTGACCCTTTCTAATCATCCAGGCTTCCCCGGCGCTGAACGTAAACATTTCCCCATTCGTCATTCCTCCCAGCCAATTTCGGGCATAAACCCCTTCTTGAATATCTGTAAATAAATCCTGAACGGGAGTCTTTCCCCGTTCGATCCAAGTATTCGTCATGCGGACAATAGGAGGATAATGATAATTCAAACAGCGGGCATTTCCTGTGGCAGTTTCCTCTAGTTTTCCAGCAGTTTCTCGGGAGTGGAGACGTCCGACGAGTACCCCATCTTTAATCAACTGAGTCGTGGTGGCAGGGGTGCCTTCATCATCATAAAGATAACTTCCGCGATGACCCGGAG includes:
- a CDS encoding FkbM family methyltransferase, encoding MTQTLPESSQKKPVNLLVRLNQDYHKLCLNLDISKYSQKIMWHYFSQGKFYEPEESKFLERVLKPGDNFIDIGAHIGYYSLLAAILVGETGRVISIEPDKTNIDWIQDHITLNQFPQMQVIPTVLGSETKPVEFFYNADNDGGHALWDVGLHEFNKISRSHRQTSTLPMTTLDEVVRDKGLTGVKLIKIDTEGAEHQILQGSLQTLTTYQVPYIIAEINRFALNKMGTDEKQLREFMATLGYSPYLLRNESPNWVKLSPDQYYNSQYVFNLVFALSDKL
- a CDS encoding HEPN domain-containing protein — encoded protein: MIPEQIALLKKAQNSLQAAKLLLDNHLYDISASRAYYTMFYVAEAFLLGDGLAFSSHAAVISALGRDFARTGRIPVEFHRYLIDAQNKRNQADYDINTEITASQANEQINHAEQFLKLAENQLGPL
- a CDS encoding nucleotidyltransferase domain-containing protein, with protein sequence MQNTCSTLLPTLRTYFQTLYGKKLEQLILYGSQARGDAKPDSDIDILVILTDPVDAWNEIDRTSQFIADLCLEHTVVISTAFVSSHRFQQEKSPFFLNVHREGVPL
- a CDS encoding glycosyltransferase family 2 protein, encoding MSTQQQTISLLCPTRGRPEQALRLALSVLNTASQPQRVELLFYVDNDDRKQSEYLEQFKTHKPKLDRFRRCGFLLGEAIGISKAWNELASRCEGNLLIMAADDQTYNDFGWDSRLDMETQKYPDEIFCMWFNEGHWQEKLCTFPIVSRKWCQTLGYFTTGLFECLYDDMWIWEIAKRVGRLHYIPDILTEHLHWGYGKAELDETYQHKQVDADKKLKPAVYRDMDLYCRTVPYRETDARRIAAVMQGQVFLYPVQLMVPGKSTIFDRRDKD
- the cobA gene encoding uroporphyrinogen-III C-methyltransferase, which translates into the protein MTETGGIVYLVGAGPGDAAYLTVRSRQLLAEAEAVVYDALIDEQLLQLAPAGCQRIHVGKRGGQPSWQQADIDRLLVAQCQQGKRVVRLKSGDPFIFGRCTEEIQALKAARCPYEVIPGISSALAGPLLAGIPLTDPVMSHSFTVVTGHDCDRLDWETLTRTPTLVILMGTRQLDEILRQLLQHGKSPQTPIAIIRACGTSRQFVWTGTFADIRDRTRGESLSPAVIVIGEVVKLRDYLLPDSPSRRPLSPDSADSVSMSNYSSHAAKSSPHSASGLGGKTVLVTRSAGQSSTFTEMLTDVGATVIEMPALEIRPPSSWESLDSAIAQISEFDWLILTSANAVDYFCDRLLAKGKDTRILAGVKIAVVGKKTAATLQQRSLTADYIPPDFVADSLVEQFPEDVSGQKILFPRVETGGREVLVAEFTTQGAIVEEVAAYESGCPDAIAPEAWKALQQRRIDIVTFASSKTVRNFCQLLDRQSRSGDQPWHSLLNNVRIASIGPQTSKTCYELLGRVDVEAQEYTLDGLLQALQSGNG
- a CDS encoding S-layer homology domain-containing protein, which codes for MKKILTLVSVTLLLQSLIISVRAQQPVNPIQVVLESGLMTQYPDGQFHPERGVIRAELASILVKTFQLDKRTTATNQNQPIPDVPPSHWAYKDIEIALETGIMKGDLTGRFHPNQPVSRAEGFAIFAQAFGVLMLNDADVNRILTSYQDGYQTPDWARQALATAIFEELVNISNNNALNPLQPMTRADMAYALSQYLAKQNNPGTIPDIPN
- a CDS encoding sulfatase, whose protein sequence is MSAATVGLSQISCNAKSSEKSNVLFLAIDDLRPQIQSYGEAQMLTPNLDKLADRGVLFERAYCQIPVCGASRLSVMTGARPNKSPGEPVGRFWSYNSRLDEPVQNWHGNLEPAGINRPKTPEGNPAPTLPMLFKQQGYNTQSVGKIYHVMDDDLDAWNYGMTRFKDIRVYNIPGNEMNAYEIGENQPDNAYPDGITRDLAIAALRNLKEQQKPFFLALGFVKPHLPFNCPKKYWDMYDRNTIELAQNPFAPTDAPAESLHTWGELRRYQNLVFSDETKSQLDEEYARTLIHGYYACTTFVDSCIGSVLDELERLGLRDNTIIVVWGDHGFLLGEHNLWTKHTNYEIALRVPLIIDAPGKVKAAKTSALVELVDIYPTLCELVGIETPQHLEGTSLVPLLNNPQRPWKGAVFSRYEYGDTVLTDHYNYTEYIDVEDNFLSRMLYDRHLDPLETRNIANLPENAALVETLSELLAIGWKRAAVFGNSNFPIPFDVLPDGTIIVPDSISRSKSPQLFSASPRVSLKAKEIEILNKQATLSMGSQKDLTFQLESGDRFQIARLWLVEKQDPTKEAIGVEIMVNQSTVGRWSSPKPGDYFYQLQLKKSNENYLIKTGTFKLV
- the coaE gene encoding dephospho-CoA kinase (Dephospho-CoA kinase (CoaE) performs the final step in coenzyme A biosynthesis.); protein product: MIDKRKIGLTGGIATGKTTVSNYLKNQHQLPVFDADIYAREAVRIGSEVLNQIVKRYGSDLLLSDRSLNRQKLGEIVFTQPQEKQWLEEQIHPQVRDRFFREIAALPEQSTAVLVIPLLFEAQMTDLVTEIWVVSCPGDRQIQRLMERDGLTLDQARARINSQMPLSEKCSRADVILDNSSTVEHLIQQIDVALMQDRDNRK